ttttcgtaagggatgtggatttatttattgaataatATATATATCTGTACAATTCTGGAGAAAACTATTAGTGTAGGATTCTTTATTAGTGTATGGCCCTCTTTTTGTACTCCTCCCCAGCCAGCAGATCTGTCATCAGGTGCTGGGTCCAGTGAGGCAGGAGTAGTTGAGACGGAGGCAGGGCAAGTCCAAGTCAGCATGGAGGTAGGGAGAGGAGGCATGGAGACATGTAGAGGAGACACAGAGGCAGGGAGAGTTCAAGACAACACAGAGGCAGCAAGAGGAGACACAGAGGCAGGAGGAGTCGGAGACCACACAGAGGCAGGGAGAGGAGACACAGAGGCAGGGGCATCAGTGGCAGGACAGAAAGTGCAGTGCTACAAGTGCAACCAGCTTGTGGAGGGAGACAAATTTTCAGAGCACCTGTCTGACCACCATGTGGAGGAGATGTGTGACACCTGTGGGACCAAGGTGCAGGGTACTCTTGGTCTTTTGAATCACATCCAAACGGCTCACTATAAAGCATTTATTGTGCCATCACCGCAAAAGCCACCCCCGAAAAACTACAAAAGCACTACCACCACAAAAGTTCTACCATCAAAGACAACACCATCTCTGCTCCCTCCTTCAAGTAGCTCTGCCACACCACACCACACTGCAACTCCACCAACTTCAAAACCAACTTCAATCAATTGGAAAGGTTTTCTTCCTGAGCAGTTTCGGAGAGTAGTCCAGGAAGCAGATCAGGTGTGGATTTCCAAATGCCTATATGAGCCTACAGGCCGGCTGAAACAAAAAATCCAAGCCTGCTGGTTTCACCCCCCACTGAAGCCCAAACCATCTCCTCCTGAGCCTGGGTGGTACTACCGGCAGAGGATGTTCATCTGGGCACCAATGAGGATGTGGGGAATTCTTTTAAAATGCCCAAAATGTTCCCGGAAAATGAACAGCTCCGGGATCTACAGAAAGATAAGGGAGGTAATTGATGTGGATAGCCGCTACTACCTAGTGGGAGGGGACTATCCACGTTGCAGCAAGTGCTCTCAGCCGGTCTGCCCATGGAGCCAGGATATGCTCTCCCAGGTGGATGTGGCACACAGGAGCATGTTCCCCGCTGTCCTCACAACACAGCTGGCTCTGGACAGGAAATGCATGACTTTCCTGAAGCCCAGGACCATTGGTAACAGTTCCTCCTACTTCCAGTCTGCAATAGAGGAAGCGCACAGCGAGGAGTGGGCTCGGCAGACCATCCGCTACCTCTCAGACTGTGAGCGTCATAGTAAGATGGCTACCTTCGTCCCCTCTGCAGCTGTATATCTTCCTCCACCACCCTTCAGGCCCCTTCCACTTGCTCAATGGTTTGAGACGGTCCATTCCAATGAAATCCTCAGCCATGTGGATGAAATGAAGGGAGTGATCACTTCTACCTATGGTAGAATTCTTAAAATGGATTCAACAAAGAAGGTTAGGATTTCAAtagtaaaaatgtatataaaataaaatatgtataattACAACAAAACAGGAAATTGGTTTACTTCTTGTGTTTGTTTTACAGATCACCAAAAAGCTGGCTGGCGAGATCGGGGACAGTGCTGCATGGATGACAAACATCGGCAACGAGTTTGGCCAGGTGTTGAACTCTGTTCTGACGACGGGTGAAGGTGCAGGGTTGGAAGAGTTGTGCCAAGGCATCGTCACTCGGTACAAGAATGCGGGCCAAGCTGAACCTGAGGTCATCTATGTCGACCGGGATTGCTGCAGCCAGTCAGGTGGGTGaaaatttctctctctctctctctctctctctctctctctctctctctctctctttctctctctctcgcacgcacacacacacacatacacacacacacacacacacacacacacacacacacacacacacacacacacacacacacacagtacagGTGTTGTGGTCTATGTTATTATGAATCGTTGTTTTTTACAGGTGTGTCTTCAGTGGCTAAGCTCTTTCACCCATGGAGGTCTGCAGTGCGCTTAGACAGCTTCCATTTCATGAGACGCTTTAACTGCGGCCTCACTACAGAACACCACCCTCTCTATGGCACCTTTTGTGCCAAGCTTTCCTCCTGCGTTTTTGAATGGGACCAGGAGGATGTGCAACGCCTGAAGGAGGCCAAGAGAGCAGAGTGGAAGAGCAGCCACAGCGGACATACTCCCACTGAAGAACAGCTCATGGCCACTATCAGCCCAGGGGAATTAAAGAGACACTGCAGGAGGAGAACGCGTGGAGTGGAGGAGATGCGGAGCATGATTTCAGGGCTGCTGGAATCAGTATGGGAGCTGACAGACACCACAGGGCTGCGTCTGGTGAGCCATGACAGCATGCGCCACGTGTGGAAAGTGCAGCAGAAGCACCTGGAGTGCCTCCAAGACCCTGCAGGTGTTGCACTGTACACAAAGGTGGGGACACTCCAAAAGGGCGGCAAAGAGCTGGACATCCTTAGGTGTGGTAGGGGGTCCTCCTCCCTGGAGAGTTTTCACCGACATCAGTGTGCTTTTATTCCAGGTACATTTGCATCAAGACATACTGTATTGTATATCTTTTCTAATTGTTATTTTCTGTTATGACAGAGAATGTGTTGTAATTATTCAAAATAACACAATTACCACTGCAGGGTATTCATATGTATTACCTTTACAATAATGGTTCACTGAACAGAGTATTTTGTTTCTTAGGCTGGAGGTGCAATGCTGTACATATGCAAATGTACATGCTCGAGGGGGCATCAAGATGGAACATGGGTCGGGCTAAGGAGGCAGTAGATGTGGAGGGGGCCTCGTCCCTAAGAAGCTTTGATGTTCGCTTGATTTCCCACCTTAACAACTTAAGCCAGCGCGTCCATGGTTGTGATCTGGTGCCAGAGATCACCCCACCCGGGAAACCTACTGGTAAGAGAGATCTTAGAGCAACACTGGCTTACCAGAGTATTACATCCTCTCCTCCTCTTTTTCTTAAGCACCCCCCTACTCAGAGGACATGCATTTCTTGGCTGTGAAAAACATGCTGTTTATGTAGGATAAGGATGTGCGTACACTACTGTTCAAAAGTTTAGGCTCACTTGACTAAAATGTTATGATCTTCAAAATCATTTAATCTGAAGGGGTATggttaaatgcttgaaattacttttactttactgATTAATTATTGTTACTAGAAaagtaacattttattttagaatGATGACTTACACTGAATATTGaaaaaagcagccaataagagcccagATTAAATGTGAACTCCTATACTCTTTAAAATTGAAAATTTTGAAAACATGACACGCGTATTTTGCAATTTCTAggcaatataatatattttactgagttttgatttattttggatgcttttaatCACCAGCATATTTCtcacagttacatttgtgttatgccaTAGTGAATGTATGTCCTTTCTTCATTTTGTGTTTACACTGGTTACAGGTGAGCGTATAGCAGTGGAATATTTATTGGCCCAGACCAACAGAGGTGACCTGCTGGCTCCATCACAGGTCTCCGAAATCCCCTCGCAGGTGCTTGAGGAGGAGGATGAACCAGATGACACCATCAGCATGCTTGATATTGTCTGCCATTCAGCTGAGATAGGGGCTGGTGATCCTCCAAGTGCTGTGGAGGGTGACACTGAACCCGGACCCCTCATCACAGAGGTCAGAAACACTTTCTGTAACACCTTACTGAAAAACGCAATATTTAActtatttaacttattttaagtaaatgtggttacattttaataaggtaaataaatataaaatcagCATTGCTCACATATTACCATGCCTGATATTGTCTGCCAGTCAGCTGAGATAGGGGCTGGTGATCCTCCAAGTGCTGTGGAGGGTGACACTGAACCCGGACCCCTCATCACAGAGGTCAGAAACACTTTCTGCAACACCTTACTCAAAAACGCAATATTTAACTTATTTAACTTATGTTAAGTAAATGTGGTTACATTTTAATaaggtaaataaatataaaatcagCATTGCTCACATATTAGAAATAAGAGTGTTCAttaatttgcttgtttttttctttttctcacTTATCACTTTTCAGACCAGCCAATGTGACTCGAGGGGCGTTGTGGGATGGGAGGCAGTTGATGCCCTTGCAGCCTACCTAGTTGACTTGAATCGCACCATCACCGCCTTGTCAGCCAAGGAGGCGGCGTACATAGTCAACCTGTACACAGCTCTCCATGCCATGGACAAAAAACCTTTAAGGTACAACATAGTCATTATTTTGTACACCAAAATTAAACATACATTCCATGGAATGAATGAAGCATATGGATGTCTCTTTCACTGTTTAGGTTCACCCAGAAGGCTAAGAAAAAAGCACATGCATCAGGAGGACCATGGAGAGCACCCAGGAAGCCGAGTGGCTCTGCTCCTGGACAGCAGGCGGCAGAGAGGTGCTTGATCACAATTTGCTATTATTTTGGTTCAATACAAATCATTAAGAGACAGCACGAGTCACTgtgaaaagtattttttgagtgtaaattattttattgcaatcCCTATTGACATTGTAACTTAGTTCTTCATCACTTTACATCCTTGTTCACAGTCCAGAAAATATCATCCTTCTCTCCCACAGACTATACATGATTCACGGCCAAGCAGCCCAGGACCCCGGAATACATAGGGTCAG
The DNA window shown above is from Paramisgurnus dabryanus chromosome 23, PD_genome_1.1, whole genome shotgun sequence and carries:
- the LOC135781654 gene encoding uncharacterized protein translates to MKKFNSALDLLMTTFVLEYSVSVSVEILSGVASCRAQGNYVPWASQDLEGLVNRLPDIHEGAGKFIRILKEELAGKLIAVGDIKALLAKIVGGAKTDQILQDANLHRAVNFYDMDGVVFDVYRPAVWLVLRTEYETRIDPKALKGEELGETENPITYVQRQLKRWKQETEGDPEGDPLMTTLFRNAIVDAMPQTVKSKLEDVEQRKQPSEETETTCPIVPGDQVYLRVFRRKWNEARREGPYKVVAATPTAVRVEGSNMWYHLNHCTKAHRENTETREDSLGTNNQETSAKSNEAQCVASGNDHGQNTSDDMPDHHMLVASSCFEQHHDAASGYSGPESHHTAIDSNTCNSDSEPHFPMTKTGKPDSYWRDICFKYARGQYHFSTGKRPGAKKWKKALERIDACPLQSHSTKDLFGRSLRCSCGFHKPADLSSGAGSSEAGVVETEAGQVQVSMEVGRGGMETCRGDTEAGRVQDNTEAARGDTEAGGVGDHTEAGRGDTEAGASVAGQKVQCYKCNQLVEGDKFSEHLSDHHVEEMCDTCGTKVQGTLGLLNHIQTAHYKAFIVPSPQKPPPKNYKSTTTTKVLPSKTTPSLLPPSSSSATPHHTATPPTSKPTSINWKGFLPEQFRRVVQEADQVWISKCLYEPTGRLKQKIQACWFHPPLKPKPSPPEPGWYYRQRMFIWAPMRMWGILLKCPKCSRKMNSSGIYRKIREVIDVDSRYYLVGGDYPRCSKCSQPVCPWSQDMLSQVDVAHRSMFPAVLTTQLALDRKCMTFLKPRTIGNSSSYFQSAIEEAHSEEWARQTIRYLSDCERHSKMATFVPSAAVYLPPPPFRPLPLAQWFETVHSNEILSHVDEMKGVITSTYGRILKMDSTKKITKKLAGEIGDSAAWMTNIGNEFGQVLNSVLTTGEGAGLEELCQGIVTRYKNAGQAEPEVIYVDRDCCSQSGVSSVAKLFHPWRSAVRLDSFHFMRRFNCGLTTEHHPLYGTFCAKLSSCVFEWDQEDVQRLKEAKRAEWKSSHSGHTPTEEQLMATISPGELKRHCRRRTRGVEEMRSMISGLLESVWELTDTTGLRLVSHDSMRHVWKVQQKHLECLQDPAGVALYTKVGTLQKGGKELDILRCGRGSSSLESFHRHQCAFIPGWRCNAVHMQMYMLEGASRWNMGRAKEAVDVEGASSLRSFDVRLISHLNNLSQRVHGCDLVPEITPPGKPTGERIAVEYLLAQTNRGDLLAPSQVSEIPSQVLEEEDEPDDTISMLDIVCHSAEIGAGDPPSAVEGDTEPGPLITEHCSHITMPDIVCQSAEIGAGDPPSAVEGDTEPGPLITETSQCDSRGVVGWEAVDALAAYLVDLNRTITALSAKEAAYIVNLYTALHAMDKKPLRFTQKAKKKAHASGGPWRAPRKPSGSAPGQQAAERLYMIHGQAAQDPGIHRVSDCVCLRLAKEFEQSCNRPKDAKGKTMPIPQSIVSVYSHIKQLLEDSMVVLNQTNLSLVPVNNTTVSSWLLKRDKRKDRNMQLQGTALPKQLYLAKEPLPAVNTLPAAPVQHAHEPMTFEEPENHEGEAFPRQRTLAVSKPVFSPPSPPPQFPPQFGPAPPFQQTPQLQHAPPFPHASPFLHAPPYPHAPPYTHAPPYPHAPPYPHSPPYPHAPPYPHAPPYPHAPPFPHAPPYPHAPPYPQASPLQQAPTECLPSQPRQRAWRLKKAAQEDEELVSRGEPPRKRLTKEKYHYTCKLCGQEKNKTTGHTQLKGRWYCPASGLTLDDWKESV